One genomic region from Rosa rugosa chromosome 1, drRosRugo1.1, whole genome shotgun sequence encodes:
- the LOC133724515 gene encoding uncharacterized protein LOC133724515 isoform X3 produces the protein MDRYQRVEKPKAEATPINENEIRITAQGRMRNYITYATTLLQDKGSSEIVLKAMGRAINKTVMIAELIKRRIVGLHQNTSIGSTDITDVWEPLEEGLLPLETTRHVSMITITLSKTELKTTSTGYQPPIPADQVKPLNDFEDDGEGSPRFRGRGRGGRGRSRGRGSYNGVVDYNGDGWDGGRGYGGRGRGRARGGSFRGRGRGYGQQGGYYDYAEGAPIQGRGRGRGRGRGRGRGRSTRLDGQAPAA, from the exons ATGGATAGGTACCAGAGGGTGGAGAAGCCCAAGGCAGAGGCCACGCCTATAAACGAGAATGAGATTCGCATCACCGCTCAAGGTAGAATGAGGAACTATATTACTTACGCCACCACTCTCCTTCAg GACAAAGGGTCTAGTGAAATTGTCCTCAAGGCAATGGGCAGAGCTATCAATAAAACTGTGATGATTGCTGAACTGATCAAG AGAAGGATTGTTGGCCTCCATCAGAATACTTCTATTGGATCAACTGATATAACTGACGTGTGGGAGCCCCTGGAAGAAGGCCTGCTTCC TCTAGAGACTACTCGGCATGTTTCAATGATCACGATTACTCTGTCAAAGACAGAGCTGAAGACAACCTCTACAGG CTACCAACCCCCTATTCCGGCTGATCAAGTGAAACCATTGAATGATTTTGAGGATGATGGAG AGGGTTCACCTAGATTCCGAGGCAGGGGACGTGGTGGCCGAGGAAGAAGCAGGGGTAGAG GGAGCTACAATGGAGTTGTTGATTATAATGGAGATGGTTGGGATGGTGGGCGTGGCTATGGTGGCAGAGGTAGGGGCCGTGCGAGAGGTGGTTCTTTTAGGGGTCGAGGACGAGGTTATGGTCAGCAAGGTGGATACTATGATTATGCTGAAGGTGCACCTATCCAAGGTCGCG GGCGCGGCCGAGGAAGGGGAAGGGGCCGTGGGCGTGGTCGTAGTACTCGACTGGATGGCCAAGCACCAGCTGCTTGA
- the LOC133724515 gene encoding uncharacterized protein LOC133724515 isoform X4 — protein sequence MDRYQRVEKPKAEATPINENEIRITAQGRMRNYITYATTLLQDKGSSEIVLKAMGRAINKTVMIAELIKRRIVGLHQNTSIGSTDITDVWEPLEEGLLPLETTRHVSMITITLSKTELKTTSTGYQPPIPADQVKPLNDFEDDGEGSPRFRGRGRGGRGRSRGRGSYNGVVDYNGDGWDGGRGYGGRGRGRARGGSFRGRGRGYGQQGGYYDYAEGAPIQGRGRGRGRGRGRGRSTRLDGQAPAA from the exons ATGGATAGGTACCAGAGGGTGGAGAAGCCCAAGGCAGAGGCCACGCCTATAAACGAGAATGAGATTCGCATCACCGCTCAAGGTAGAATGAGGAACTATATTACTTACGCCACCACTCTCCTTCAg GACAAAGGGTCTAGTGAAATTGTCCTCAAGGCAATGGGCAGAGCTATCAATAAAACTGTGATGATTGCTGAACTGATCAAG AGAAGGATTGTTGGCCTCCATCAGAATACTTCTATTGGATCAACTGATATAACTGACGTGTGGGAGCCCCTGGAAGAAGGCCTGCTTCC TCTAGAGACTACTCGGCATGTTTCAATGATCACGATTACTCTGTCAAAGACAGAGCTGAAGACAACCTCTACAGG CTACCAACCCCCTATTCCGGCTGATCAAGTGAAACCATTGAATGATTTTGAGGATGATGGAG AGGGTTCACCTAGATTCCGAGGCAGGGGACGTGGTGGCCGAGGAAGAAGCAGGGGTAGAG GGAGCTACAATGGAGTTGTTGATTATAATGGAGATGGTTGGGATGGTGGGCGTGGCTATGGTGGCAGAGGTAGGGGCCGTGCGAGAGGTGGTTCTTTTAGGGGTCGAGGACGAGGTTATGGTCAGCAAGGTGGATACTATGATTATGCTGAAGGTGCACCTATCCAAG GGCGCGGCCGAGGAAGGGGAAGGGGCCGTGGGCGTGGTCGTAGTACTCGACTGGATGGCCAAGCACCAGCTGCTTGA
- the LOC133724515 gene encoding uncharacterized protein LOC133724515 isoform X2 — protein MDRYQRVEKPKAEATPINENEIRITAQGRMRNYITYATTLLQDKGSSEIVLKAMGRAINKTVMIAELIKRRIVGLHQNTSIGSTDITDVWEPLEEGLLPLETTRHVSMITITLSKTELKTTSTGYQPPIPADQVKPLNDFEDDGEGSPRFRGRGRGGRGRSRGRGSYNGVVDYNGDGWDGGRGYGGRGRGRARGGSFRGRGRGYGQQGGYYDYAEGAPIQGLTGRGRGRGRGRGRGRSTRLDGQAPAA, from the exons ATGGATAGGTACCAGAGGGTGGAGAAGCCCAAGGCAGAGGCCACGCCTATAAACGAGAATGAGATTCGCATCACCGCTCAAGGTAGAATGAGGAACTATATTACTTACGCCACCACTCTCCTTCAg GACAAAGGGTCTAGTGAAATTGTCCTCAAGGCAATGGGCAGAGCTATCAATAAAACTGTGATGATTGCTGAACTGATCAAG AGAAGGATTGTTGGCCTCCATCAGAATACTTCTATTGGATCAACTGATATAACTGACGTGTGGGAGCCCCTGGAAGAAGGCCTGCTTCC TCTAGAGACTACTCGGCATGTTTCAATGATCACGATTACTCTGTCAAAGACAGAGCTGAAGACAACCTCTACAGG CTACCAACCCCCTATTCCGGCTGATCAAGTGAAACCATTGAATGATTTTGAGGATGATGGAG AGGGTTCACCTAGATTCCGAGGCAGGGGACGTGGTGGCCGAGGAAGAAGCAGGGGTAGAG GGAGCTACAATGGAGTTGTTGATTATAATGGAGATGGTTGGGATGGTGGGCGTGGCTATGGTGGCAGAGGTAGGGGCCGTGCGAGAGGTGGTTCTTTTAGGGGTCGAGGACGAGGTTATGGTCAGCAAGGTGGATACTATGATTATGCTGAAGGTGCACCTATCCAAG GGCTCACAGGGCGCGGCCGAGGAAGGGGAAGGGGCCGTGGGCGTGGTCGTAGTACTCGACTGGATGGCCAAGCACCAGCTGCTTGA
- the LOC133724515 gene encoding uncharacterized protein LOC133724515 isoform X1: MDRYQRVEKPKAEATPINENEIRITAQGRMRNYITYATTLLQDKGSSEIVLKAMGRAINKTVMIAELIKRRIVGLHQNTSIGSTDITDVWEPLEEGLLPLETTRHVSMITITLSKTELKTTSTGYQPPIPADQVKPLNDFEDDGEGSPRFRGRGRGGRGRSRGRGSYNGVVDYNGDGWDGGRGYGGRGRGRARGGSFRGRGRGYGQQGGYYDYAEGAPIQGRGLTGRGRGRGRGRGRGRSTRLDGQAPAA, translated from the exons ATGGATAGGTACCAGAGGGTGGAGAAGCCCAAGGCAGAGGCCACGCCTATAAACGAGAATGAGATTCGCATCACCGCTCAAGGTAGAATGAGGAACTATATTACTTACGCCACCACTCTCCTTCAg GACAAAGGGTCTAGTGAAATTGTCCTCAAGGCAATGGGCAGAGCTATCAATAAAACTGTGATGATTGCTGAACTGATCAAG AGAAGGATTGTTGGCCTCCATCAGAATACTTCTATTGGATCAACTGATATAACTGACGTGTGGGAGCCCCTGGAAGAAGGCCTGCTTCC TCTAGAGACTACTCGGCATGTTTCAATGATCACGATTACTCTGTCAAAGACAGAGCTGAAGACAACCTCTACAGG CTACCAACCCCCTATTCCGGCTGATCAAGTGAAACCATTGAATGATTTTGAGGATGATGGAG AGGGTTCACCTAGATTCCGAGGCAGGGGACGTGGTGGCCGAGGAAGAAGCAGGGGTAGAG GGAGCTACAATGGAGTTGTTGATTATAATGGAGATGGTTGGGATGGTGGGCGTGGCTATGGTGGCAGAGGTAGGGGCCGTGCGAGAGGTGGTTCTTTTAGGGGTCGAGGACGAGGTTATGGTCAGCAAGGTGGATACTATGATTATGCTGAAGGTGCACCTATCCAAGGTCGCG GGCTCACAGGGCGCGGCCGAGGAAGGGGAAGGGGCCGTGGGCGTGGTCGTAGTACTCGACTGGATGGCCAAGCACCAGCTGCTTGA